From one Triticum aestivum cultivar Chinese Spring chromosome 4B, IWGSC CS RefSeq v2.1, whole genome shotgun sequence genomic stretch:
- the LOC123090248 gene encoding replication protein A 70 kDa DNA-binding subunit A has product MGSAEDVFTPLSQLKYGMDKCKVRVRISRLWESFNPKNDTLFGLDCLLIDDQVLHSGKTMQARVEPGDIERFEHRLVEGKVYALSDFHVDVQRDYYMSCSNEWTIFEFVNFKDLRSRCGDNSLLTDILGHVVGVGGLHEVTKRSRVIEICNASIRDLRGKVLGVTLYGDIASGFAEDMAEKGKDASVVAVFAGMSVDSSSSVCSTTSSEYYLDLEMPEVQEFRANLRIQKANPVPKKTPAQKLAESWRTIEQLKNLDPEEYDEDTTFLCRVSLIDIDCSNGWCYLGCDTCQKSMYGAPRKYKCARCGPIKRPVQWYKLKAKVEDATGTMDLMIFCEVAEELVGVSAEELVGNIEEDDEWYALPDEIDDLIGSTHTFQVFDKYVNGSFAVRSIMDDASVPAPPSAASQCKEVVDPEGSQKPNKRLRGDDSIN; this is encoded by the exons ATGGGTTCAGCTGAGGACGTGTTCACCCCACTGTCTCAGTTAAAATATGGAATGGACAAATGTAAAGTTCGGGTGCGCATCTCGCGGCTGTGGGAGTCCTTCAATCCAAAAAATGACACTTTGTTCGGCCTTGACTGCCTTCTGATCGACGATCAGGTGCTGCATTCC GGTAAAACTATGCAGGCGCGTGTAGAACCCGGCGATATAGAGCGGTTTGAGCACAGGCTAGTTGAAGGGAAGGTCTATGCCTTGTCAGATTTTCATGTTGATGTGCAGAGGGACTACTATATGTCATGTAGCAATGAGTGGACTAT CTTTGAGTTTGTTAATTTCAAGGATCTCCGTTCTAGGTGTGGCGACAACAGCTTATTGACAG ATATTCTGGGACACGTAGTAGGTGTCGGGGGGCTACATGAGGTCACAAAAAGATCCCGCGTTATAGAAATTTGCAATGCAAGCATTCGGGACTTGAG AGGAAAGGTACTTGGTGTCACACTGTATGGTGATATTGCTTCTGGTTTTGCTGAAGATATGGCCGAGAAAGGCAAAGACGCCTCAGTTGTTGCTGTCTTTGCAGGGATGTCTGTTGATTCCTCATCATCGG TTTGCTCTACAACGTCTTCAGAGTACTATCTGGATTTGGAAATGCCAGAGGTGCAAGAATTCCGTGCAAA TCTGCGCATTCAGAAAGCAAACCCTGTCCCCAAAAAAACTCCAGCGCAGAAGTTAGCCGAGAGTTGGCGAACAATCGAACAGCTAAAAAACCTTGATCCAGAAGAGTATGACGAG GATACCACGTTTTTGTGCAGAGTCTCTCTGATAGACATAGATTGCAGCAATGGCTGGTGCTACCTTGGATGCGACACCTGCCAGAAGTCCATGTACGGGGCCCCAAGGAAATACAAGTGCGCGCGATGTGGCCCGATCAAGAGGCCAGTTCAGTG GTACAAGCTGAAGGCGAAGGTGGAAGATGCCACGGGCACAATGGACCTGATGATCTTCTGCGAGGTGGCGGAGGAGCTGGTCGGTGTCTCTGCAGAGGAGCTCGTCGGTAACATCGAGGAAGACGACGAGTGGTACGCCCTGCCCGACGAAATCGATGATCTTATTGGCTCGACGCACACCTTCCAGGTTTTCGACAAGTACGTGAACGGGAGCTTCGCGGTGAGGTCGATCATGGACGATGCTAGCGTCCCAGCCCCTCCTTCAGCCGCTAGTCAATGCAAGGAGGTGGTGGACCCTGAGGGGAGCCAGAAACCTAACAAGCGCCTGCGAGGGGACGACTCGATCAACTAG
- the LOC123093431 gene encoding replication protein A 70 kDa DNA-binding subunit A isoform X1 → MILSSTLSGMERHPAERQRSLVPETPSLPPPFSLFLVHFLLQDQESPLSSKPFQKKNLQQASFFSATGRRNPVTSTMTSVPELQAIQAKMGSAGDEFTPLSQLEYGMDKCKVRVRISRLWESFNPKDDTLFGLDCLLIDDQGKTMQARVEPGDIEWFEDLLVEGKVYVLSDFHVDSQRDYYMSCSNEWTMYIRRQTVVTEMEGDIDSIPLHSFEFVKFKDLRYRCDDNSLLTDVLGHIVYVGELEEVSKKSRVIEICNARIRDLRGRALSVTLFGDVASGFAEDMLEKGQDASVVAVFAGMSVTSSSSVCSTTSSMYYLDLEIPEVQEFRANLLIQQANPVPEKTPAQKLAESWRTIKQLKSLDREEYDEDTMFLCRVSLIDVDCTNGWCYLGCDTCQKSMSRAPRKYRCARCGPMMPVQWYKLKAKVQDATGAMNLMIFCEVAEELVGVSAEELVNKIEDDDEWYSLPDEIEDLIGSTHTFEVFDKYMDGSFSVRSIMDDASVPAPAAAASQCKEEKADPEGSQKPNKRLRGDDDLINLDLGL, encoded by the exons ATGATCTTAAGTAGCACGCTGTCAGGGATGGAACGGCACCCTGCCGAGCGGCAGAGGAGCCTCGTCCCCGAGACCCCGTCTCTTCCTCCTCCTTTCTCCTTGTTCCTGGTCCATTTCCTTCTCCAAGACCAAGAGTCTCCACTCTCCAGCAAGCCCTTTCAAAAGAAGAATCTCCAGCAAGCTTCGTTCTTCTCGGCGACGGGGCGGAGAAATCCAGTTACATCTACTATGACTTCGGTTCCGGAG CTTCAAGCCATCCAGGCCAAAATGGGTTCAGCTGGGGATGAGTTCACCCCACTGTCTCAGTTAGAATATGGAATGGACAAATGTAAAGTGCGGGTGCGCATCTCGCGGCTGTGGGAGTCCTTCAATCCAAAAGATGACACTTTGTTCGGCCTTGACTGCCTTCTGATCGACGATCAG GGTAAAACTATGCAGGCTCGTGTAGAACCTGGCGATATAGAGTGGTTTGAAGATCTGCTAGTTGAAGGGAAGGTCTATGTCTTGTCAGATTTTCATGTTGATTCGCAGAGGGACTACTATATGTCCTGTAGCAATGAGTGGACTATGTACATTAGAAGGCAGACGGTGGTCACTGAGATGGAAGGAGATATTGATTCGATACCCCTCCACAGCTTTGAGTTTGTTAAATTTAAGGATCTCCGTTATAGGTGCGATGACAACAGCTTATTGACTG ATGTTCTGGGTCACATAGTATATGTTGGGGAGCTAGAGGAAGTCTCAAAAAAATCACGCGTTATAGAAATTTGCAATGCAAGAATTCGGGATTTGAG AGGAAGGGCACTGAGTGTGACACTGTTTGGAGATGTTGCTTCTGGTTTTGCTGAGGATATGCTCGAGAAAGGCCAAGACGCCTCAGTTGTTGCTGTCTTTGCAGGGATGTCTGTTACTTCCTCATCATCAG TTTGCTCTACAACATCTTCAATGTACTATCTGGATTTGGAAATACCAGAGGTGCAAGAATTCCGTGCGAA TTTGCTCATTCAGCAGGCAAACCCTGTTCCAGAAAAAACTCCAGCTCAGAAGTTGGCCGAGAGTTGGCGAACAATCAAACAGCTAAAAAGCCTCGATCGAGAAGAGTACGATGAG GATACCATGTTTTTGTGCAGAGTCTCCCTGATAGATGTAGATTGCACCAATGGTTGGTGCTATCTTGGATGCGACACCTGCCAAAAGTCGATGTCCAGGGCTCCAAGGAAATACAGGTGTGCCCGATGTGGCCCGATGATGCCAGTTCAGTG GTACAAGCTGAAGGCGAAGGTGCAGGATGCTACCGGCGCAATGAACCTGATGATCTTCTGTGAGGTGGCGGAGGAGCTGGTCGGTGTCTCCGCGGAGGAGCTCGTGAATAAGATCGAGGACGATGATGAGTGGTACAGCCTGCCAGACGAAATCGAGGATCTTATTGGCTCGACGCACACCTTCGAGGTTTTCGACAAGTACATGGACGGGAGCTTCTCGGTGAGGTCGATCATGGACGATGCTAGCGTCCCAGCCCCTGCTGCAGCCGCTAGTCAATGCAAGGAGGAGAAAGCTGACCCTGAGGGAAGCCAGAAGCCTAACAAGCGGCTGCGAGGCGACGACGACTTGATCAACCTAGATCTAGGGTTATAG
- the LOC123093431 gene encoding replication protein A 70 kDa DNA-binding subunit A isoform X2, which produces MERHPAERQRSLVPETPSLPPPFSLFLVHFLLQDQESPLSSKPFQKKNLQQASFFSATGRRNPVTSTMTSVPEAKMGSAGDEFTPLSQLEYGMDKCKVRVRISRLWESFNPKDDTLFGLDCLLIDDQGKTMQARVEPGDIEWFEDLLVEGKVYVLSDFHVDSQRDYYMSCSNEWTMYIRRQTVVTEMEGDIDSIPLHSFEFVKFKDLRYRCDDNSLLTDVLGHIVYVGELEEVSKKSRVIEICNARIRDLRGRALSVTLFGDVASGFAEDMLEKGQDASVVAVFAGMSVTSSSSVCSTTSSMYYLDLEIPEVQEFRANLLIQQANPVPEKTPAQKLAESWRTIKQLKSLDREEYDEDTMFLCRVSLIDVDCTNGWCYLGCDTCQKSMSRAPRKYRCARCGPMMPVQWYKLKAKVQDATGAMNLMIFCEVAEELVGVSAEELVNKIEDDDEWYSLPDEIEDLIGSTHTFEVFDKYMDGSFSVRSIMDDASVPAPAAAASQCKEEKADPEGSQKPNKRLRGDDDLINLDLGL; this is translated from the exons ATGGAACGGCACCCTGCCGAGCGGCAGAGGAGCCTCGTCCCCGAGACCCCGTCTCTTCCTCCTCCTTTCTCCTTGTTCCTGGTCCATTTCCTTCTCCAAGACCAAGAGTCTCCACTCTCCAGCAAGCCCTTTCAAAAGAAGAATCTCCAGCAAGCTTCGTTCTTCTCGGCGACGGGGCGGAGAAATCCAGTTACATCTACTATGACTTCGGTTCCGGAG GCCAAAATGGGTTCAGCTGGGGATGAGTTCACCCCACTGTCTCAGTTAGAATATGGAATGGACAAATGTAAAGTGCGGGTGCGCATCTCGCGGCTGTGGGAGTCCTTCAATCCAAAAGATGACACTTTGTTCGGCCTTGACTGCCTTCTGATCGACGATCAG GGTAAAACTATGCAGGCTCGTGTAGAACCTGGCGATATAGAGTGGTTTGAAGATCTGCTAGTTGAAGGGAAGGTCTATGTCTTGTCAGATTTTCATGTTGATTCGCAGAGGGACTACTATATGTCCTGTAGCAATGAGTGGACTATGTACATTAGAAGGCAGACGGTGGTCACTGAGATGGAAGGAGATATTGATTCGATACCCCTCCACAGCTTTGAGTTTGTTAAATTTAAGGATCTCCGTTATAGGTGCGATGACAACAGCTTATTGACTG ATGTTCTGGGTCACATAGTATATGTTGGGGAGCTAGAGGAAGTCTCAAAAAAATCACGCGTTATAGAAATTTGCAATGCAAGAATTCGGGATTTGAG AGGAAGGGCACTGAGTGTGACACTGTTTGGAGATGTTGCTTCTGGTTTTGCTGAGGATATGCTCGAGAAAGGCCAAGACGCCTCAGTTGTTGCTGTCTTTGCAGGGATGTCTGTTACTTCCTCATCATCAG TTTGCTCTACAACATCTTCAATGTACTATCTGGATTTGGAAATACCAGAGGTGCAAGAATTCCGTGCGAA TTTGCTCATTCAGCAGGCAAACCCTGTTCCAGAAAAAACTCCAGCTCAGAAGTTGGCCGAGAGTTGGCGAACAATCAAACAGCTAAAAAGCCTCGATCGAGAAGAGTACGATGAG GATACCATGTTTTTGTGCAGAGTCTCCCTGATAGATGTAGATTGCACCAATGGTTGGTGCTATCTTGGATGCGACACCTGCCAAAAGTCGATGTCCAGGGCTCCAAGGAAATACAGGTGTGCCCGATGTGGCCCGATGATGCCAGTTCAGTG GTACAAGCTGAAGGCGAAGGTGCAGGATGCTACCGGCGCAATGAACCTGATGATCTTCTGTGAGGTGGCGGAGGAGCTGGTCGGTGTCTCCGCGGAGGAGCTCGTGAATAAGATCGAGGACGATGATGAGTGGTACAGCCTGCCAGACGAAATCGAGGATCTTATTGGCTCGACGCACACCTTCGAGGTTTTCGACAAGTACATGGACGGGAGCTTCTCGGTGAGGTCGATCATGGACGATGCTAGCGTCCCAGCCCCTGCTGCAGCCGCTAGTCAATGCAAGGAGGAGAAAGCTGACCCTGAGGGAAGCCAGAAGCCTAACAAGCGGCTGCGAGGCGACGACGACTTGATCAACCTAGATCTAGGGTTATAG
- the LOC123093430 gene encoding vacuolar protein-sorting-associated protein 37 homolog 1 isoform X1: MSWRIPLFGSSQQQQQQQQPEPNFQNISTQSWYPPSVGGSSSHPSTPSSSGASPHQRASDHPQPSSRGQPSPAEAAGIIARLRDKSVDELQRLLKDKESYNAFFNSLDQVKTQNNLRDELRKETLQLARENLEKEQRISELRNQCTIIRTTELAAAEDRLAELERQKDEIMKSYSPAALLDKLQSTMAKLDEESEELHQKFLEKDVDLPTFVQKYKKLRAAHHKCALLHLSGKASLC; the protein is encoded by the exons ATGAGCTGGAGAATTCCTCTTTTCGG CAGCtctcagcagcaacagcagcagcaacaaccagaaCCAAATTTCCAGAACATATCTACGCAATCTTGGTACCCTCCCTCGGTAGGTGGTTCATCTTCACATCCATCCACACCCAGCTCTTCCGGTGCTAGTCCACACCAAAGAGCTTCAGATCATCCTCAGCCTTCATCACGTGGCCAACCGTCTCCAGCTGAAGCTGCAGGGATAATTGCTCGTTTGAGGGATAAGAG TGTTGATGAGCTGCAGAGGCTGTTAAAGGACAAAGAGTCATATAATGCTTTTTTCAATTCACTTGACCAAGTTAAAACACAGAACAAT TTACGCGATGAGCTTAGAAAGGAGACCCTGCAGCTTGCGA GAGAAAATTTAGAAAAGGAGCAGCGGATTTCAGAGCTCAGGAATCAG TGTACTATAATCAGAACCACAGAGCTAGCTGCCGCTGAGGACAGGTTGGCCGAGTTGGAAAGGCAAAAGGACGAGATTATGAAGTCCTATTCTCCTGCTGCGCTGCTCGACAAGCTGCAAA GTACAATGGCGAAGCTGGACGAGGAGTCGGAGGAGCTGCACCAAAAGTTCCTGGAGAAGGACGTTGACCTGCCGACCTTCGTGCAGAAGTACAAGAAGCTCCGTGCTGCACACCACAAGTGTGCGCTGCTCCACCTCTCCGGCAAGGCCTCGCTTTGCTGA
- the LOC123093430 gene encoding vacuolar protein-sorting-associated protein 37 homolog 1 isoform X2, whose protein sequence is MSWRIPLFGSQQQQQQQQPEPNFQNISTQSWYPPSVGGSSSHPSTPSSSGASPHQRASDHPQPSSRGQPSPAEAAGIIARLRDKSVDELQRLLKDKESYNAFFNSLDQVKTQNNLRDELRKETLQLARENLEKEQRISELRNQCTIIRTTELAAAEDRLAELERQKDEIMKSYSPAALLDKLQSTMAKLDEESEELHQKFLEKDVDLPTFVQKYKKLRAAHHKCALLHLSGKASLC, encoded by the exons ATGAGCTGGAGAATTCCTCTTTTCGG CtctcagcagcaacagcagcagcaacaaccagaaCCAAATTTCCAGAACATATCTACGCAATCTTGGTACCCTCCCTCGGTAGGTGGTTCATCTTCACATCCATCCACACCCAGCTCTTCCGGTGCTAGTCCACACCAAAGAGCTTCAGATCATCCTCAGCCTTCATCACGTGGCCAACCGTCTCCAGCTGAAGCTGCAGGGATAATTGCTCGTTTGAGGGATAAGAG TGTTGATGAGCTGCAGAGGCTGTTAAAGGACAAAGAGTCATATAATGCTTTTTTCAATTCACTTGACCAAGTTAAAACACAGAACAAT TTACGCGATGAGCTTAGAAAGGAGACCCTGCAGCTTGCGA GAGAAAATTTAGAAAAGGAGCAGCGGATTTCAGAGCTCAGGAATCAG TGTACTATAATCAGAACCACAGAGCTAGCTGCCGCTGAGGACAGGTTGGCCGAGTTGGAAAGGCAAAAGGACGAGATTATGAAGTCCTATTCTCCTGCTGCGCTGCTCGACAAGCTGCAAA GTACAATGGCGAAGCTGGACGAGGAGTCGGAGGAGCTGCACCAAAAGTTCCTGGAGAAGGACGTTGACCTGCCGACCTTCGTGCAGAAGTACAAGAAGCTCCGTGCTGCACACCACAAGTGTGCGCTGCTCCACCTCTCCGGCAAGGCCTCGCTTTGCTGA